One Centroberyx gerrardi isolate f3 chromosome 6, fCenGer3.hap1.cur.20231027, whole genome shotgun sequence genomic region harbors:
- the slitrk3a gene encoding SLIT and NTRK-like protein 3, whose amino-acid sequence MLWVTLLSTIALGWTTPIPLLEDSEEIDEPCFEPCYCEVKEGIFHVHCDSKGFTNISQISQIWSRPFKLNLQRNSMRKLYFNSFLHLNNAISINLGNNALQDIHAGAFNGLGILKRLFLHENKLEVFRNDTFLGLESLEYLQADYNVIKRIESGAFRHLHKLRVLILNDNLIPVLPSYLFRSVSLTHLDLRGNRLKTLPYKGTLEYVGRSLMEIQLEENPWNCACEIVQLKTWLERIPYTALVGEITCEYPFHFHGKDLREIKRSELCPLLSDTEIEAKLGIPRVPFNNENTWPTKPSSMLSSFHNTASSVEYIERHVKPTKRPRPTKNPPTPRSIYPGIKQPPIAGYQTRPPIPIICPAGCICNLHINDLGLTVNCKEKGFHNISELLPRPLNAKKLYLSGNLIQKIYRSDFWNFSSLDLLHLGNNRISYVQEGAFINLPNLKSLYLNGNDIERLTPGMFRGLQMLSYLYFEYNVIREIQPASFSLMPSLQLVFLNDNLLRSLPTEAFAGTNLARLNLRNNYFLSLPVRGVLEHLDSIVQIDLHQNPWDCSCDIIPLKQWLEKLSSVIVVGDVICKTPDFAFGKDLRSLEVEVICPELKYSSGPSPALPSGDDLTTGSSDLGEAGGRGAVPLSVLILSLLILFISAVFVAAGLFAFVLRRRKKLPFRKRSEVDLTGIQMQCRIFEDPPRQSSAGNTGTPEKPTPSMHTHHTHTSHTHAHGHVYDYIPHPVTQMCNNPIYKPREGEIAEEEGGQFSEKKDNGSSSSSNYRTLLEKEREWTLAVSNSQLNTIVTVNHTTADLAGFHENGGLCPTVIDSQRPTPTVGFVDCLYGTVPKLKDMHVAHAHPPGMQYPDLQQDARLKETLLFTAGKGCYPDPSQSDYLELRAKLQTKPDYLEVLEKSYRF is encoded by the coding sequence ATGCTGTGGGTTACCTTGCTGAGCACCATAGCCTTAGGATGGACCACCCCGATCCCACTACTGGAGGACTCAGAGGAGATCGACGAGCCCTGCTTCGAGCCCTGCTACTGCGAGGTCAAAGAGGGCATCTTCCACGTCCACTGCGACAGCAAAGGATTTACAAACATCAGCCAGATCTCCCAGATATGGAGCCGGCCCTTCAAGCTCAACCTACAGAGGAACTCCATGAGGAAGTTATATTTTAACAGCTTCCTCCACCTCAACAATGCCATATCTATTAACCTGGGTAATAACGCCTTGCAAGATATCCACGCTGGAGCGTTCAACGGGCTGGGGATCCTCAAACGGCTGTTTCTACATGAGAACAAACTAGAGGTTTTCCGGAATGACACTTTTCTCGGGCTGGAGAGCTTAGAGTATCTCCAGGCGGACTACAATGTGATCAAACGGATTGAAAGCGGTGCGTTCAGGCACCTGCACAAATTGAGAGTGCTCATACTGAATGACAATCTGATCCCTGTGCTCCCAAGCTATCTGTTCAGGTCTGTGTCGCTCACACATCTGGAcctgagaggaaacagactaAAGACATTGCCTTATAAGGGCACGCTGGAGTATGTTGGGCGAAGCTTAATGGAGATCCAGCTGGAGGAGAACCCGTGGAACTGTGCGTGTGAGATCGTTCAGCTAAAAACATGGCTGGAGAGAATCCCTTACACAGCTTTGGTGGGTGAGATCACATGCGAGTATCCCTTCCACTTCCATGGGAAAGACTTACGGGAAATCAAGCGGAGTGAGCTCTGTCCGTTGCTCTCCGATACAGAGATTGAGGCCAAGCTGGGAATCCCCCGGGTTCCATTCAACAATGAGAACACATGGCCCACCAAACCTTCCTCCATGCTCTCCTCCTTTCACAACACAGCCTCGTCTGTGGAATACATAGAAAGGCATGTCAAGCCCACCAAGCGGCCCCGGCCCACAAAGAACCCCCCAACCCCTCGTAGCATTTACCCAGGCATCAAACAGCCCCCCATAGCTGGCTACCAGACAAGGCCTCCCATCCCCATAATTTGTCCTGCTGGATGTATCTGCAACCTTCACATCAATGACCTGGGGCTAACAGTCAACTGTAAAGAGAAGGGCTTTCACAACATCTCTGAGCTCCTGCCACGGCCCCTCAATGCCAAGAAATTGTATCTCAGTGGGAACCTAATACAGAAAATCTACCGTTCGGATTTCTGGAACTTTTCAAGTTTGGATTTACTGCATTTAGGAAATAATCGGATATCCTACGTCCAGGAGGGCGCCTTTATCAACCTGCCCAACTTGAAAAGCTTATATCTGAATGGGAATGACATTGAGAGACTCACCCCTGGGATGTTTAGGGGGCTTCAGATGTTGAGTTATCTTTACTTTGAGTATAATGTCATACGTGAGATACAACCTGCCTCCTTCTCCCTCATGCCAAGTCTCCAGCTGGTTTTCCTCAATGACAACCTGCTGCGGTCGCTCCCCACTGAAGCCTTCGCCGGCACCAACCTGGCGCGCCTCAACCTCCGCAACAACTACTTCCTTTCCCTGCCCGTGCGCGGCGTTCTGGAGCACCTGGACTCCATTGTCCAGATCGACCTCCATCAGAACCCCTGGGATTGCTCCTGTGACATTATCCCCCTCAAGCAGTGGTTAGAAAAGCTGTCCTCTGTCATCGTGGTGGGAGATGTCATCTGCAAGACCCCCGATTTCGCCTTCGGAAAGGACCTGCGTTCGCTGGAGGTTGAAGTCATCTGCCCCGAGCTGAAGTATTCGTCGGGCCCCTCGCCGGCCCTGCCCAGTGGGGACGACCTCACCACGGGGAGCTCTGACCTGGGCGAGGCTGGGGGCAGGGGGGCCGTGCCGCTCTCTGTCCTCAtcctcagcctcctcatcctcttcatctctgctgtgtttgtggCTGCCGGGCTTTTTGCCTTCGTTCTCCGGCGCAGGAAGAAGCTGCCCTTCCGGAAGCGTTCTGAGGTGGATCTGACGGGGATCCAGATGCAGTGCCGGATATTCgaggacccgccaaggcagagcAGTGCCGGTAACACTGGCACGCCGGAGAAACCGACGcccagcatgcacacacaccacactcacaCCAGCCACACACATGCCCATGGTCACGTGTATGATTACATCCCCCACCCTGTGACTCAGATGTGTAACAACCCAATCTATAAGCctagagagggggagatagcagaggaagagggagggcaGTTTTCAGAGAAGAAAGACAatggcagcagtagcagcagtaactACAGAACCttgttagagaaagagagagagtggaccTTGGCTGTCTCCAACTCTCAACTCAACACCATCGTCACGGTCAACCACACCACGGCTGATCTCGCGGGATTTCACGAGAATGGCGGGCTCTGCCCTACAGTGATTGACAGCCAGAGGCCCACGCCAACAGTGGGCTTCGTAGACTGTCTGTATGGGACAGTACCCAAACTAAAGGACATGCACGTGGCGCATGCGCACCCACCAGGCATGCAGTACCCGGACTTGCAGCAGGATGCGCGGCTGAAGGAGACGTTGCTTTTCACGGCGGGGAAAGGCTGCTACCCCGACCCGTCCCAAAGCGATTACCTCGAGTTAAGGGCCAAACTTCAAACCAAGCCGGATTACCTCGAAGTCTTGGAGAAATCATATCGGTTTTAA